A window of the Halobacterium hubeiense genome harbors these coding sequences:
- a CDS encoding DUF418 domain-containing protein: MSGEGGPTPPSERVVGLDALRGFALLGILVVNVRLFSMPEVVLLNPTAYGDFAGANYWAWFAGHVLVEQKFITLFTLLFGGGIALFVRNRERRGEPALALHLRRSGLLVAFGLLHAYLLWYGDVLVAYGVTALWVVGARHEPARRQAVLGLGLLFVPSATEVASALFADLSAFAQTWRPAEAALRAEIETYRSGWLAQLAHRVPTAFERQTSGYLASTGWRVSGSMLLGMALFEWGVLTNDRSERFYRRLAAVGGTTGLAIALAGVWYVEASGWTPAAGLLWRQFNYWGSLPLAGAYVAVVMLYARRRPDGVLTRTLAGVGRTAFSNYLLQSVLATTVFYGHGLGLFGRVTRFEALGVVAAIWAVQVALTVLWLRRYRYGPMEWLWRTLTYGERQPLSAGREDDSSA, encoded by the coding sequence ATGAGCGGCGAGGGCGGGCCGACCCCGCCGTCCGAGCGCGTGGTCGGCCTCGACGCCCTCCGCGGGTTCGCGCTGCTCGGGATTCTGGTCGTCAACGTCCGGCTGTTCTCGATGCCCGAGGTCGTCCTGCTCAATCCGACGGCGTACGGCGACTTCGCGGGCGCGAACTACTGGGCGTGGTTCGCGGGTCACGTCCTCGTCGAGCAGAAGTTCATCACGCTGTTCACGCTGCTGTTCGGCGGCGGCATCGCGCTGTTCGTCCGCAACCGTGAGCGCCGCGGCGAGCCCGCGCTCGCCCTCCACCTCCGGCGGTCGGGCTTGCTCGTCGCGTTCGGCTTGCTGCACGCCTACCTGCTGTGGTACGGCGACGTGCTCGTCGCGTACGGCGTCACCGCGCTCTGGGTCGTCGGCGCGCGCCACGAGCCCGCGCGGCGGCAGGCGGTACTCGGGCTCGGGTTGCTCTTCGTGCCGTCCGCGACGGAAGTCGCGTCCGCGCTGTTCGCGGACCTCTCGGCGTTCGCGCAGACGTGGCGGCCGGCCGAGGCGGCGCTCCGCGCCGAAATCGAGACGTACCGCAGCGGCTGGCTCGCGCAGCTGGCCCACCGCGTCCCGACCGCGTTCGAGCGACAGACCAGCGGCTACCTCGCGTCGACTGGCTGGCGCGTGAGCGGGTCGATGCTGCTCGGGATGGCGCTGTTCGAGTGGGGCGTCCTGACGAACGACCGCTCGGAGCGGTTCTACCGGCGGCTCGCGGCCGTCGGCGGCACCACCGGGCTCGCAATCGCGCTCGCCGGCGTCTGGTACGTCGAAGCGAGCGGCTGGACGCCGGCCGCTGGCCTGCTCTGGCGGCAGTTCAACTACTGGGGGAGCCTCCCGCTCGCCGGCGCGTACGTCGCGGTCGTCATGCTGTACGCGCGACGGCGGCCCGACGGCGTGCTGACGCGGACGCTGGCCGGCGTCGGCCGCACCGCGTTCAGCAACTACCTCCTCCAGAGCGTGCTCGCCACGACCGTCTTCTACGGGCACGGCCTCGGGCTGTTCGGGCGCGTGACGCGGTTCGAGGCGCTGGGCGTCGTCGCCGCCATCTGGGCCGTCCAAGTGGCGCTGACCGTGCTGTGGCTGCGGCGCTATCGCTACGGGCCGATGGAGTGGCTCTGGCGCACGCTCACGTACGGCGAGCGCCAGCCACTCAGCGCCGGGCGCGAGGACGACAGCTCGGCGTAG
- a CDS encoding acyl-CoA synthetase family protein yields METVADIVASLDDPDRPVVHADRVHDAREFRSQTYKTGNALRHCGVREEAGVAILDVPAPAALQTFFGAALLGATVEFGPDRVVEARVLAGPTVELGEYDLPPGGQRVGWGEPPADPSWTYFERDVWSENPTFPEPSVTAETELLAGVTHGAAVEAARRVAEEYDAKDRVAVRAPLAEPGTVVAGVLAPLLAGASIVLPPAGGAGTVAVATDDAPEDRVVAPADAAPSPDV; encoded by the coding sequence ATGGAGACTGTCGCCGACATCGTCGCGAGTCTCGACGACCCCGACCGGCCGGTCGTGCACGCCGACCGCGTCCACGACGCCCGCGAGTTCCGGTCGCAGACGTACAAGACCGGGAACGCGCTCCGGCACTGCGGCGTCCGCGAGGAGGCCGGCGTCGCGATTCTGGACGTGCCCGCGCCCGCCGCGCTCCAGACGTTCTTCGGGGCGGCGCTGCTGGGCGCGACCGTGGAGTTCGGGCCGGACCGCGTGGTGGAGGCGCGCGTGCTCGCGGGGCCGACCGTGGAACTCGGCGAGTACGACCTGCCGCCGGGCGGCCAGCGCGTCGGCTGGGGGGAGCCGCCCGCGGACCCGTCGTGGACGTACTTCGAGCGCGACGTCTGGAGCGAGAACCCGACGTTCCCGGAGCCGTCGGTCACGGCGGAGACCGAACTGCTCGCCGGCGTCACGCACGGCGCGGCCGTCGAGGCGGCCCGGCGCGTCGCCGAGGAGTACGACGCCAAGGACCGCGTCGCGGTGCGCGCGCCGCTCGCGGAGCCCGGGACGGTCGTCGCCGGCGTGCTCGCGCCGCTGCTGGCGGGCGCGTCGATAGTGCTGCCGCCCGCCGGCGGCGCGGGAACGGTCGCGGTCGCGACGGATGACGCGCCCGAGGACCGCGTGGTCGCGCCCGCCGACGCCGCGCCGTCGCCCGACGTGTGA
- a CDS encoding thiolase domain-containing protein gives MTKVRVAGAGMTEFGSLPERTSRDLFAEAGRAAVEDAGVAREDVEGVYYGNFMGELSEHQGHQGPLAAEALGVQAPATRYESACASSGVALRQAVRDVRNGEADVLVAGGTERMTNLSTAESTEALAIAADELYEVRAGVTFPGAYAMMATAYFEQFGGTREDLAHVAVKNHANAVGNDRAQYQREITVAEALDSPAVADPLHLYDACPVTDGASAVVLVSEDYAETNDLDAGVAITGTGQGGDRMALQDRENVATSPAATEAAEEAYADAGVTPDDVDVAEVHDCFTIAEVLALESLGFFEQGEGVTAARDGKTTRDGDLPVNLSGGLKAKGHPVGATGTSQVAELTKLLRGDHVNSEHVPDARVGVAHNAGGTVASAVVHVLEVAE, from the coding sequence ATGACGAAGGTTCGCGTGGCCGGCGCCGGCATGACGGAGTTCGGTAGTCTCCCCGAGCGCACGAGCCGCGACCTGTTCGCGGAGGCGGGCCGCGCCGCCGTCGAGGACGCGGGCGTCGCCCGCGAGGACGTCGAGGGCGTCTACTACGGCAACTTCATGGGCGAGCTGAGCGAGCACCAGGGCCACCAGGGCCCGCTCGCGGCGGAGGCGCTGGGCGTGCAGGCGCCCGCGACGCGCTACGAGAGCGCCTGTGCGTCCAGCGGCGTCGCGCTCCGGCAGGCCGTCCGCGACGTGCGCAACGGCGAGGCGGACGTGCTGGTAGCGGGCGGCACCGAGCGTATGACGAACCTCTCGACGGCGGAGTCCACGGAGGCGCTGGCCATCGCCGCGGACGAACTCTACGAGGTGCGCGCGGGCGTCACGTTCCCCGGTGCGTACGCGATGATGGCGACGGCGTACTTCGAACAGTTCGGCGGCACGCGCGAGGACCTCGCGCACGTCGCGGTGAAGAACCACGCGAACGCGGTGGGCAACGACCGCGCGCAGTACCAGCGCGAAATCACGGTCGCGGAGGCGCTGGACTCGCCGGCGGTCGCGGACCCGCTGCACCTCTACGACGCCTGCCCCGTGACCGACGGCGCGAGCGCGGTCGTCCTCGTCAGCGAGGACTACGCCGAAACCAACGACCTCGACGCGGGCGTCGCGATTACCGGAACCGGACAGGGCGGCGACCGGATGGCCCTGCAGGACCGCGAGAACGTCGCAACGTCACCCGCTGCTACCGAGGCCGCGGAGGAGGCCTACGCGGACGCCGGCGTCACGCCCGACGACGTGGACGTCGCGGAGGTCCACGACTGCTTCACCATCGCGGAAGTGCTCGCGCTGGAGTCGCTGGGGTTCTTCGAGCAGGGAGAGGGCGTCACGGCCGCCCGCGACGGGAAAACGACGCGGGACGGCGACCTCCCCGTGAACCTCTCCGGGGGGCTGAAGGCGAAGGGACACCCGGTCGGTGCGACGGGGACAAGTCAGGTCGCCGAACTCACGAAGCTGCTGCGCGGCGACCACGTCAACAGCGAGCACGTCCCCGACGCCCGGGTCGGCGTCGCGCACAACGCCGGTGGAACGGTGGCGAGTGCCGTCGTTCACGTTCTGGAGGTGGCAGAATGA
- a CDS encoding phytoene/squalene synthase family protein, whose translation MVGGQQSPQPAADERAWCHDAVQDVSRTFALTIDALEEPMATRICVGYLLCRVADTVEDATSIPPAEQAELLRTYDSVLDPADETGVAAFREDVEPHLPAELDADWTVVAEAPRVLRAFESLDADAQAAIRPTVREMTTGMASFVERYADDGGLRIQSVEELEEYCWYVAGTVGELVTELLAADAAREDAATMREHARSFALLLQLVNVAKDVRPDYHEENNVYLPASWLDEAGVEPEAVADPSNAAGVGNVVERVVDRARGYADGAQRWLEAMPTTSGNTLAAWTVPYLLAVGTMRELRDRPGDVVEDGDVKVSRAEVHAVLARVTGDFDRAALDRLRERIATQSLA comes from the coding sequence ATGGTCGGAGGCCAACAGTCCCCACAGCCCGCGGCCGACGAGCGCGCGTGGTGCCACGACGCCGTGCAGGACGTCTCCCGCACGTTCGCGTTGACTATCGACGCGCTCGAAGAGCCGATGGCGACCCGCATCTGCGTCGGCTACCTGCTGTGCCGGGTTGCCGACACCGTCGAGGACGCCACGTCGATACCGCCCGCCGAGCAGGCCGAACTCCTGCGGACGTACGACAGCGTGCTCGACCCCGCCGACGAGACCGGGGTCGCGGCGTTCCGCGAGGACGTGGAGCCGCACCTGCCGGCCGAACTGGACGCCGACTGGACGGTCGTCGCGGAGGCGCCCCGCGTCCTGCGGGCGTTCGAGAGCCTCGACGCGGACGCGCAGGCCGCGATTCGGCCGACCGTCCGCGAGATGACCACGGGGATGGCGTCGTTCGTGGAGCGGTACGCCGACGACGGCGGCCTCCGCATCCAGTCCGTCGAGGAGCTAGAGGAGTACTGCTGGTACGTGGCCGGGACCGTGGGGGAGCTGGTCACGGAGCTGCTGGCGGCGGACGCCGCCCGCGAAGACGCGGCGACGATGCGCGAGCACGCGCGGTCGTTCGCCCTCCTCCTCCAGCTCGTGAACGTCGCGAAGGACGTCCGGCCGGACTACCACGAGGAGAACAACGTCTACCTGCCGGCGTCGTGGCTGGACGAGGCGGGCGTCGAGCCCGAGGCGGTGGCGGACCCGTCGAACGCGGCCGGCGTGGGCAACGTCGTCGAGCGCGTCGTCGACCGCGCTCGGGGGTACGCCGACGGCGCGCAGCGGTGGCTGGAGGCGATGCCGACGACTAGCGGGAACACGCTGGCGGCGTGGACGGTGCCGTACCTGCTGGCGGTCGGGACGATGCGCGAGCTCCGCGACCGACCCGGGGACGTCGTCGAGGACGGCGACGTGAAGGTCTCGCGGGCGGAAGTCCACGCGGTGCTGGCGCGGGTCACGGGCGACTTCGACCGCGCGGCGCTGGACCGCCTGCGCGAGCGCATCGCCACCCAGTCGCTGGCCTGA
- a CDS encoding Zn-ribbon domain-containing OB-fold protein: MTGDGEESVGDAGFDEFLDALADGEGYYVECANGHGSLPPRRVCPECGSADLRETPLPDAGEVATYTKVHVPAPSFADDAPYVTAVVDFGPVRLTGHVLAAVEDVEIGREVEPAVGETETRGDRLVVFEPR; the protein is encoded by the coding sequence ATGACGGGAGACGGCGAGGAGTCGGTCGGCGACGCGGGCTTCGACGAGTTCCTCGACGCGCTCGCCGACGGCGAGGGCTACTACGTGGAGTGCGCGAACGGCCACGGGAGCCTGCCGCCGCGGCGCGTCTGCCCGGAGTGCGGGAGCGCCGACCTCCGTGAGACGCCGCTCCCCGACGCCGGTGAGGTGGCGACGTACACGAAGGTCCACGTCCCCGCGCCGTCGTTCGCCGACGACGCGCCCTACGTCACGGCCGTCGTGGACTTCGGTCCCGTGCGGCTCACGGGGCACGTGCTGGCGGCCGTCGAGGACGTCGAAATCGGGCGAGAAGTCGAGCCGGCGGTCGGCGAGACGGAGACGCGGGGCGACCGGCTAGTGGTCTTCGAGCCGCGGTAG
- a CDS encoding GNAT family N-acetyltransferase: MMPGPVVTEGERVTFRTVERDDAAFIQRSCTDPRIRYSLGSIHHRSRAQQEEGIESWIESEGTATFVACDDAADAPRGHPDDDETTPIGSFNARHVDGDRVWLSYWLLPEYHGEGYGRDMAETGIDYVFENYDVHGITAGAYEFNDASRGLLEAMGFTQVARRRESRYIDGDYYDEVRYDLLRREWAEQ, translated from the coding sequence ATGATGCCGGGGCCGGTCGTCACCGAGGGCGAGCGCGTCACGTTCCGCACCGTCGAGCGCGACGACGCGGCGTTCATCCAGCGCTCCTGCACGGACCCCCGCATCCGGTACTCGCTGGGGTCGATTCACCACCGCTCGCGCGCCCAGCAGGAGGAAGGCATCGAGAGCTGGATCGAGAGCGAGGGTACCGCGACGTTCGTCGCGTGCGACGACGCCGCGGACGCGCCCCGCGGCCACCCCGACGACGACGAGACGACGCCCATCGGGAGCTTCAACGCCCGGCACGTGGACGGCGACCGCGTGTGGCTGTCCTACTGGCTGCTCCCCGAGTACCACGGCGAGGGCTACGGCCGCGACATGGCCGAGACGGGCATCGACTACGTCTTCGAGAACTACGACGTCCACGGCATCACCGCGGGCGCCTACGAGTTCAACGACGCCTCCCGCGGGCTGTTGGAGGCGATGGGGTTCACGCAGGTCGCGCGCCGCCGCGAGTCCCGGTACATCGACGGCGACTACTACGACGAGGTGCGCTACGACCTGCTGCGCCGCGAGTGGGCCGAACAGTAA
- a CDS encoding DUF7111 family protein, with protein sequence MTEETAEADGVTARYYETDTERVLEFERDGRTAAVAQNVEGYAMLKVRPTADGDELERYYGFDMALDHAAELLGADPNALPVPEAAADMGM encoded by the coding sequence ATGACCGAGGAGACCGCCGAGGCCGACGGCGTCACCGCCCGCTACTACGAGACCGACACCGAGCGCGTGCTGGAGTTCGAGCGCGACGGGCGGACCGCCGCCGTCGCGCAGAACGTCGAGGGGTACGCGATGCTGAAGGTGCGGCCGACCGCGGACGGCGACGAGCTGGAGCGCTACTACGGCTTCGACATGGCCTTAGACCACGCCGCGGAGCTGCTCGGCGCGGACCCCAACGCCCTCCCGGTGCCGGAGGCCGCCGCCGACATGGGGATGTGA
- a CDS encoding NUDIX hydrolase yields the protein MTATTARCLIRDLDELLVEEVTDPDEGRVYRPLGRDVRADESPEEAVREAFRETLGVDLSWVTVLGDYDGVRVFEASVDDRWLYDETGVTVYDPDTEETTRLAWLHVEDFEKYGEVLRPEGLLDDL from the coding sequence GTGACCGCGACGACCGCGCGCTGCCTGATTCGGGACCTCGACGAGCTGCTCGTCGAGGAGGTCACCGACCCCGACGAGGGCCGCGTCTACCGGCCGCTCGGCCGCGACGTCCGCGCAGACGAGTCCCCAGAGGAGGCCGTCCGCGAGGCGTTCCGCGAGACGCTCGGCGTGGACCTCTCGTGGGTGACTGTGCTCGGTGACTACGACGGCGTGCGCGTCTTCGAGGCGAGCGTCGACGACAGGTGGCTGTACGACGAGACCGGCGTCACCGTCTACGACCCCGACACGGAGGAGACGACGCGGCTGGCGTGGCTCCACGTCGAGGACTTCGAGAAGTACGGCGAAGTGCTGCGCCCCGAGGGCCTGCTCGACGACCTCTGA
- a CDS encoding AzlC family ABC transporter permease — translation MSEAEPTTEQREEDGVQSVEFSAAGLREGFVAGFPVAVGVAGYGVVFGVVARRAGLSVAEAAVMSATVVAGAAQLVAVELWADPIPVVAVVSTTLLVNLRYVLMGAALRPWLGQLSVPQAYTSVFFFADENWAQSIGVLRSGSHNGAFLLGSGLVLWLLWIASTVVGATVGDLVGDPATYGLDFVATALFLTLAAGFWEGKESLRPWVVAAAAALAVHAVVPGEWYILAGALAGAATEVVTYDG, via the coding sequence TTGTCTGAAGCCGAACCGACGACCGAGCAGCGCGAGGAGGACGGCGTGCAGTCCGTGGAGTTCAGCGCCGCGGGACTCCGCGAGGGGTTCGTCGCCGGCTTCCCGGTGGCCGTCGGCGTCGCGGGCTACGGCGTCGTCTTCGGCGTGGTGGCGCGCCGCGCGGGGCTGAGCGTCGCGGAGGCCGCGGTGATGAGCGCCACCGTGGTCGCGGGCGCCGCGCAGTTGGTCGCCGTGGAACTGTGGGCGGACCCGATTCCGGTGGTCGCGGTCGTCTCCACGACGCTGCTCGTGAACCTCCGGTACGTGCTGATGGGCGCGGCGCTGCGGCCGTGGCTCGGCCAGCTCTCGGTGCCGCAGGCGTATACGAGCGTGTTCTTCTTCGCCGACGAGAACTGGGCGCAGTCCATCGGCGTCCTGCGCTCGGGCAGCCACAACGGCGCGTTCCTGCTCGGGAGCGGCCTCGTGCTGTGGCTGCTGTGGATAGCCTCCACCGTCGTCGGCGCGACCGTCGGCGACCTCGTCGGCGACCCCGCGACGTACGGGCTGGACTTCGTCGCGACCGCGCTGTTCCTCACGCTCGCCGCCGGCTTCTGGGAGGGCAAAGAGTCGCTGCGGCCGTGGGTCGTCGCGGCGGCCGCCGCGCTCGCCGTCCACGCCGTCGTCCCCGGCGAGTGGTACATCCTCGCGGGCGCGCTCGCCGGCGCCGCGACCGAGGTGGTGACCTACGATGGTTGA
- a CDS encoding acyl-CoA dehydrogenase yields MDFSLSDEQRQIKEMVSDFVDEEVIPRAEDIDHDDEFPQDLVDQMSELGLMGMPFPEEYDGAGLDYHSYALALEEIARGSGGLGTVVAAHTSLAGNVLYQYGDEDQKQEYLAAMNRGDDVGAFALSEAGAGSDVPAMETTAERDGDEYVINGEKLWISNGSVADTVTLFAKTDPDAGHEGISSFVVRPDEDDGFYVEGTEDKLGDKGCPTAELRFDDLRVPADRLVGEEGDGFRQALETLNGGRITIAARSIGLARAALDDSLDYAQAREQFDQPISDFQAIQHKLADMDTKIQSAKLLMHRAADKKMRGEDFIKDAAQAKLYASEISREVTNEGIQIHGGYGYTKDFAVERYYRDAKLNEIYEGTSEVLRNTIAQRLLK; encoded by the coding sequence ATGGACTTCAGCCTCAGTGACGAGCAGCGCCAAATCAAGGAGATGGTCTCGGACTTCGTCGACGAGGAAGTGATTCCCCGGGCGGAGGACATCGACCACGACGACGAGTTCCCGCAGGACCTCGTCGATCAGATGAGCGAGCTCGGCCTGATGGGGATGCCGTTCCCCGAGGAGTACGACGGCGCGGGCCTAGACTACCACTCCTACGCGCTCGCCCTCGAAGAAATCGCGCGCGGGAGCGGCGGCCTCGGCACGGTCGTCGCGGCGCACACGAGCCTCGCGGGGAACGTCCTCTACCAGTACGGCGACGAGGACCAGAAGCAGGAGTACCTCGCGGCGATGAACCGCGGCGACGACGTCGGCGCGTTCGCGCTCTCGGAGGCGGGCGCGGGCTCGGACGTCCCCGCGATGGAGACCACCGCCGAGCGGGACGGCGACGAGTACGTCATCAACGGCGAGAAGCTCTGGATTTCGAACGGGAGCGTCGCGGACACGGTGACGCTGTTCGCGAAGACCGACCCCGACGCCGGCCACGAGGGCATCTCGTCGTTCGTCGTGCGCCCCGACGAGGACGACGGCTTCTACGTCGAGGGCACCGAGGACAAGCTCGGCGACAAGGGCTGTCCGACCGCGGAACTGCGCTTCGACGACCTGCGCGTGCCCGCCGACCGGCTGGTCGGCGAGGAGGGCGACGGCTTCCGGCAGGCCCTGGAGACGCTGAACGGCGGCCGCATCACCATCGCCGCGCGCTCCATCGGCCTCGCGCGGGCCGCACTCGACGACAGCCTCGACTACGCGCAGGCCCGCGAGCAGTTCGACCAGCCCATCAGCGACTTCCAGGCCATCCAGCACAAGCTCGCGGACATGGACACGAAGATTCAGTCCGCGAAACTGCTGATGCACCGCGCCGCGGACAAGAAGATGCGCGGCGAGGACTTCATCAAGGACGCCGCGCAGGCGAAGCTCTACGCCTCCGAAATCTCTCGGGAGGTCACCAACGAGGGCATCCAGATTCACGGCGGCTACGGCTACACGAAGGACTTCGCCGTCGAGCGCTACTACCGGGACGCGAAGCTCAACGAAATCTACGAAGGCACCAGCGAAGTGCTCCGGAATACTATCGCACAGCGGCTCCTGAAGTAG
- a CDS encoding AzlD family protein, producing MVDLDPTVVAVILAMAVVTYATKAGGFWLLGRVDLSERAEAGIDVLPGAVVVAFVAPALADGDIPEWVAAAATVAVARKTGNLLVSLAVGVAVVLAVRNAL from the coding sequence ATGGTTGACCTCGACCCGACCGTCGTCGCCGTCATCTTGGCGATGGCGGTCGTGACGTACGCGACGAAGGCGGGCGGCTTCTGGCTGCTCGGGCGCGTGGACCTCTCCGAGCGCGCGGAAGCTGGCATCGACGTGCTCCCGGGCGCGGTCGTCGTCGCGTTCGTCGCGCCCGCGCTCGCTGACGGCGACATCCCCGAGTGGGTCGCCGCGGCCGCGACCGTCGCCGTCGCGCGCAAGACCGGGAACCTGCTGGTGTCGCTGGCGGTCGGCGTCGCCGTCGTGCTCGCGGTCCGGAACGCGCTGTAG
- a CDS encoding GNAT family N-acetyltransferase: MPGPILEVGDDLVLRTVEREDAAFLQRLFTDPYARLGVHAGGHKSEAEVEEFVEEEVEDDDNAAYLACVDGEDAPYDHPDDDETTPVAFVFASHVDRDRPGLVLWVPEEHRGEGYGAAAIDLALKGLFRTYDAHTVGAEVLEGDDYTREAFEGAGFTDEGRGREVWFAEGAYQDAVEYGLLREEWEGR, from the coding sequence ATGCCCGGGCCGATACTCGAAGTCGGCGACGACCTCGTGTTGCGGACCGTCGAGCGGGAGGACGCGGCGTTCCTCCAGCGGCTGTTCACGGACCCGTACGCGCGCCTCGGCGTCCACGCGGGCGGCCACAAGAGCGAGGCCGAGGTCGAGGAGTTCGTCGAGGAGGAAGTCGAGGACGACGACAACGCCGCCTACCTCGCTTGCGTGGACGGCGAGGACGCGCCCTACGACCACCCGGACGACGACGAGACGACACCCGTGGCGTTCGTGTTCGCGAGCCACGTCGACCGCGACCGCCCGGGGCTCGTGCTGTGGGTGCCCGAGGAACACCGCGGCGAGGGCTACGGCGCCGCCGCAATCGACCTCGCGCTGAAGGGGCTGTTCCGCACGTACGACGCCCACACGGTCGGCGCGGAAGTGCTGGAAGGCGACGACTACACGCGCGAGGCGTTCGAGGGCGCCGGCTTCACCGACGAGGGCCGCGGCCGCGAGGTGTGGTTCGCAGAGGGCGCGTACCAGGACGCCGTCGAGTACGGCTTACTCCGCGAGGAGTGGGAGGGTCGATGA
- a CDS encoding alpha/beta fold hydrolase, translated as MRLRRLLAGAVGTVAAADLLDRGLRAKAGELSPALAGAQDTYRWRGFDVAYTEAGDPDRPDVVCLHGVHAAASSREFAGVFDALAEDYHVIAPDLPGFGRTDRPPVAYTSSLYEEFVADFVSDVADDPVVVGSSLSGAWAAIAAKEADVSGLLLVCPTADTGPRRPWLRALLRSPVLGAAAFDALTAKPSLQYFDERDAFYYPERVPEGLVDYQWQTAHQEGARFAPASFVGGYLDADVDLGAELRERDCPATLVWGREATISTLAAGRDVAEDADTRLVVVDETRLLPHAEQPAVFLDAVREDLPRLEDH; from the coding sequence ATGCGACTTCGCAGACTCCTCGCTGGCGCGGTCGGCACCGTCGCGGCCGCGGACCTCCTCGACCGCGGCCTCCGCGCGAAGGCCGGCGAGCTGTCGCCGGCGCTCGCGGGCGCACAGGACACCTACCGGTGGCGCGGCTTCGACGTGGCCTACACCGAGGCCGGCGACCCCGACCGGCCGGACGTGGTCTGCCTGCACGGGGTCCACGCCGCCGCCTCCAGTCGCGAGTTCGCGGGCGTCTTCGACGCGCTCGCCGAGGACTACCACGTCATCGCGCCCGACCTGCCGGGGTTCGGGCGGACCGACCGCCCGCCGGTCGCGTACACGTCCTCGCTGTACGAGGAGTTTGTCGCGGACTTCGTCTCCGACGTGGCCGACGACCCGGTCGTCGTCGGGAGTTCGCTGTCGGGCGCGTGGGCGGCGATTGCCGCGAAGGAGGCGGATGTCTCGGGGCTGTTGCTCGTCTGCCCGACCGCGGACACCGGCCCGCGGCGGCCGTGGCTGCGCGCGCTCCTCCGCTCGCCCGTCCTCGGCGCAGCGGCGTTCGACGCGCTGACCGCGAAGCCCTCCCTCCAGTACTTCGACGAGCGCGACGCCTTCTACTACCCCGAGCGCGTCCCCGAGGGGCTCGTGGACTACCAGTGGCAGACCGCCCACCAGGAGGGCGCGCGGTTCGCGCCCGCGTCGTTCGTCGGCGGCTACCTCGACGCGGACGTCGACCTCGGCGCCGAACTCCGCGAGCGCGACTGCCCGGCGACGCTCGTCTGGGGCCGGGAGGCCACCATCTCGACGCTCGCCGCCGGCCGGGACGTCGCCGAGGACGCGGACACGCGGCTGGTCGTCGTCGACGAGACGCGCCTGCTCCCGCACGCAGAACAGCCCGCGGTGTTCCTCGACGCGGTCCGCGAGGACCTACCGCGGCTCGAAGACCACTAG